A single genomic interval of uncultured Desulfobacter sp. harbors:
- a CDS encoding DMT family transporter, whose amino-acid sequence MTYLKLLLTAFFWGGTFIAGKGLAGHVHPFCAAFLRFSIASLFLVILVIKQEGRLLRIYGRDALLIFLSGLTGVFAYNLFFFSGLTIINANRAALIIATNPIFISLFSAVIFKERLTPLKFLGLVLSVSGALIIITGGDISRIYKTGISRGEMAIFGCVLSWVSYSLLGRPLTGRFSALVSVCYSSLAGTLMLFFPAVSKTLNTTK is encoded by the coding sequence ATGACATATCTCAAACTTTTATTGACCGCTTTTTTTTGGGGCGGCACTTTCATTGCCGGCAAAGGCCTGGCAGGTCATGTGCACCCATTTTGTGCGGCATTTCTAAGGTTCTCCATTGCTTCACTTTTTCTGGTGATACTGGTGATAAAACAGGAGGGAAGGCTGCTGCGGATTTATGGACGGGATGCGTTACTAATTTTTCTTTCCGGTTTAACCGGCGTTTTTGCATATAATTTGTTTTTCTTTTCCGGCCTGACCATAATCAACGCAAACCGGGCCGCCCTCATTATTGCAACCAACCCCATATTCATCAGTCTTTTCTCAGCGGTAATTTTTAAAGAGCGACTAACACCTTTAAAATTTCTGGGGCTTGTCCTGTCCGTTTCCGGGGCGCTTATCATTATCACAGGCGGGGATATCAGCCGGATTTACAAAACCGGTATCAGCCGCGGAGAAATGGCTATCTTCGGCTGCGTGCTCTCCTGGGTGAGCTATTCGCTTCTTGGCCGACCCCTTACCGGCCGGTTCTCTGCTTTGGTTAGTGTGTGTTACTCATCACTGGCCGGCACCCTGATGCTTTTTTTCCCGGCAGTATCAAAGACTCTAAACACTACAAAATAA
- a CDS encoding cysteine synthase: protein MYASIIDSIGNTPLVKIQTLNSVPGVTILAKLEYMNPGGSIKDRAALYMINQAEADGELTPEKTVIEATSGNTGIGLAMICSVKGYKLALTMSESASEERKKILKARGARIILTPRHLGSDGAIEEAYRLAREYPDKYFLTDQYNNEANWKSHYHTTGPEIMAQTNGQVDAVVATVGTSGTLMGLSRYFKDQDHHARVICAEPYLGHGIQGLKNMKESYTPEIFDKTRLDESIHIDDKTAFETARQLAAKEGLFVGMSSGAAMAVALDYAKRLENGVIVVILPDSGERYLSTELFSVKKNIHLTVYNSLGGKKESLNPQGDKEVGIYTCGPTVHRRLDITHFRRHAFTDLLIRYLEYQDVKVRHIVNITDYDDKTIEGARQSNTTLQAFTKPFIDAFLADLLRLGMRPAQAYPRVSDHFTEMTDLTRKLLVNNHAYEKLHSVYFDLASFGDYGRLSRVDINKIRVGATVDLDEYEKNNPRDFTLLKRVKLAELKQGLGVKTEWGNVRPSLHLQCAALASTFLGADFDIHTGSRELMFPHHENEIAIARAAGGSFARVWMHCHPVQYDGSLDTDDAHSLTLDRLVDMGWDEKTIRFWLLSAHYRKSLLLSKKSLDDAKTVLSRINRCIESLNNVSGQSNEEEIQHITYDLRQGMMNAMASDLKVPVLVSGLLSGVKRINRMVVDGHVGPGGAERLLKCFKDVDAVLNIFDFSRKAPYSLEVTALMAERDAARQQKDFQTADRIRKQLDEMGILIHDQKV from the coding sequence ATGTATGCCAGCATTATTGATTCAATCGGCAATACCCCCCTTGTAAAAATTCAGACACTTAATTCGGTGCCGGGTGTCACCATCCTGGCCAAGCTTGAATATATGAACCCAGGCGGGTCCATCAAGGACAGGGCCGCCCTGTATATGATTAACCAGGCCGAGGCAGACGGTGAATTAACGCCTGAAAAGACCGTCATTGAAGCCACTTCGGGAAATACGGGAATCGGCCTTGCCATGATCTGTTCGGTCAAGGGGTATAAACTGGCCCTGACCATGTCCGAAAGTGCCAGTGAGGAGCGAAAAAAAATACTCAAAGCCCGGGGTGCCCGGATTATTCTTACCCCACGGCATCTGGGATCGGACGGAGCCATTGAAGAGGCCTACCGCCTGGCCAGGGAATACCCGGACAAATATTTTCTTACGGACCAATATAATAATGAGGCCAACTGGAAATCCCATTACCATACCACAGGACCTGAAATCATGGCCCAGACCAATGGCCAGGTAGATGCCGTAGTGGCGACTGTGGGCACCTCGGGGACACTCATGGGGCTGTCCCGGTATTTTAAGGATCAGGACCATCATGCCCGGGTAATCTGTGCCGAACCCTATTTAGGGCACGGCATCCAGGGCCTTAAAAATATGAAAGAGTCTTATACTCCGGAGATTTTTGACAAAACCCGGCTGGATGAAAGCATCCACATTGATGATAAAACAGCTTTTGAGACGGCCCGGCAATTGGCTGCAAAAGAGGGGCTTTTTGTGGGCATGAGTTCAGGTGCGGCCATGGCCGTGGCCCTCGATTATGCCAAGCGTCTTGAAAACGGGGTGATCGTTGTGATTCTTCCGGATTCAGGCGAGCGTTATCTTTCCACTGAGCTTTTCAGCGTAAAAAAGAATATTCATCTGACCGTCTACAATTCATTAGGTGGAAAAAAAGAATCCTTAAACCCCCAAGGGGACAAGGAAGTTGGTATATATACCTGCGGCCCCACGGTACACCGGCGTCTGGATATTACCCATTTCAGGCGTCATGCGTTTACGGATTTGCTCATTCGCTATCTTGAATACCAGGATGTGAAAGTCAGACATATCGTTAATATTACCGATTATGATGATAAAACCATTGAAGGGGCAAGGCAGTCAAACACCACACTCCAGGCTTTTACAAAGCCTTTTATTGATGCCTTCCTGGCGGATTTGTTACGGCTCGGCATGAGACCGGCCCAGGCATACCCCAGGGTGTCCGACCATTTTACCGAAATGACGGATTTGACAAGAAAATTGCTTGTTAATAATCATGCCTATGAAAAGCTTCATTCCGTATACTTTGACCTGGCAAGCTTTGGGGATTACGGCCGCCTTTCACGGGTGGATATCAACAAGATCCGGGTGGGGGCCACGGTTGACCTGGATGAATATGAAAAGAACAATCCCAGGGACTTTACCTTGCTTAAGCGGGTAAAGCTCGCGGAGCTTAAACAAGGCCTCGGCGTTAAAACGGAATGGGGTAATGTCCGTCCTTCACTTCATCTGCAGTGTGCGGCCCTTGCGTCAACCTTCCTTGGCGCGGATTTTGACATCCACACGGGCTCAAGGGAGCTTATGTTTCCTCACCATGAAAACGAGATTGCCATTGCAAGGGCTGCCGGCGGTTCTTTTGCCAGGGTGTGGATGCATTGCCATCCAGTGCAGTATGACGGATCCCTGGACACGGATGATGCCCACTCATTGACGCTGGACCGGCTGGTTGATATGGGATGGGACGAGAAAACTATTCGATTCTGGCTGCTGTCCGCCCATTACAGAAAATCTCTGCTGTTATCCAAAAAAAGTCTGGATGATGCCAAAACCGTTCTTTCCCGGATCAACCGGTGCATTGAATCCCTTAATAATGTGTCGGGTCAGTCCAATGAAGAGGAGATCCAGCATATCACCTATGATCTGCGCCAGGGCATGATGAATGCCATGGCAAGCGATCTTAAGGTCCCTGTTCTGGTCTCCGGTCTTTTGTCCGGTGTGAAGCGCATTAACCGGATGGTCGTTGATGGTCATGTAGGACCGGGGGGGGCAGAGCGCCTGCTTAAATGTTTTAAAGATGTGGATGCCGTGCTTAATATTTTTGATTTCAGCAGAAAGGCACCGTATTCGTTAGAAGTAACGGCACTCATGGCTGAACGGGATGCGGCCCGGCAACAAAAAGATTTTCAGACAGCAGACAGGATCCGAAAACAACTGGATGAAATGGGAATCCTAATTCATGATCAAAAGGTGTAA
- the lptD gene encoding LPS assembly protein LptD has product MVACKRVLCQICIVPIVIIFLSGQALCFSASMPTQKVSWHIEARQVSYDDNRKLYIAENDVVITGGKTRLEADYVEFSDLTKDAFAKGNVLFISGKDTITCKSMNVNLSSETGTINQGTIFIQDNNYYISGDKLRKTGEFTYDAEKGSITTCEGENPDWKITGKDIEVTLDGYGHASHAVLWAKKIPTLYSPYFLFPAKKTRQTGLLLPMAGYSDDKGFEYQQPLFLALSDNTDATLYPYYMSDRGLMLSGEYRYVLSPESKGMMMMSYLKDKTLGDDAEENEDYTISATPDRTNYDRYWFRMKLDQELWYDFNAKLDIDYVSDMDYLRTFTDGFAGFDSTDAAFEGMFGRDLDDETDYTRENSLLVTKNWSSYSLNMEALWYDNIKARQTDTDDTTLQTLPSVEFFAARQKVAEGFGLYYKMDSEFDSFYRQDTTDTKVTGRRADVHPIFYYPIKFGKSFFIEPYAGVRGTLWDTDDYTDNDGDDADTRTRGLYEMGMDLSTTLSRVFTLDTDFAEKIQHKIVPRLEYDYIPFVDQEDLPYFDAIDDISEENIITWSLTNTFTSRKTITDGNGEETKAYKELFWFKLSQGYDIRYEEDGDDADDDPWQDLTLKYELNPLKYLTSDGTIAFDPNTSHFTKIQVGGTVSDNRGDSLYMSYRYSKSYSHTWKTKITTNLVPGALNAYYFVESDLEDQKTVETGVGISINRPCWGLNLAFKDESADKSFAFMVILKGIGGFGTQ; this is encoded by the coding sequence ATGGTTGCATGTAAAAGAGTGCTGTGCCAGATATGTATTGTCCCGATCGTTATTATATTCCTTTCAGGCCAGGCACTTTGTTTTTCCGCTTCCATGCCCACCCAAAAGGTATCCTGGCATATCGAGGCCAGACAGGTGAGTTACGACGATAACCGCAAACTTTACATTGCGGAAAATGACGTGGTAATTACCGGGGGAAAAACGCGCCTGGAAGCGGATTATGTCGAATTTTCAGATTTAACCAAAGACGCCTTTGCCAAAGGCAATGTCCTTTTTATTTCAGGCAAGGATACCATTACCTGCAAGTCCATGAATGTAAACCTTAGCTCGGAAACAGGCACGATTAATCAGGGCACCATATTCATCCAAGACAACAACTATTATATCTCCGGGGACAAGCTTCGAAAAACCGGGGAGTTCACCTATGATGCAGAAAAAGGATCCATCACCACCTGCGAAGGAGAAAACCCGGACTGGAAAATCACAGGAAAGGACATTGAGGTGACCCTTGACGGATACGGCCATGCCAGCCATGCCGTCCTCTGGGCCAAAAAAATACCCACCCTTTATTCGCCCTATTTTCTATTTCCTGCCAAAAAAACACGCCAGACCGGACTTTTGCTGCCCATGGCGGGGTATTCAGACGACAAGGGGTTTGAATACCAGCAACCGCTTTTTTTAGCGCTTTCCGACAATACCGACGCCACGTTGTATCCCTACTATATGTCGGACAGAGGCTTAATGCTCTCCGGCGAATACAGGTATGTACTCTCCCCAGAGTCCAAAGGGATGATGATGATGAGCTATCTCAAGGATAAAACCCTTGGAGACGATGCGGAAGAAAACGAAGATTACACTATTTCCGCGACACCTGACCGCACCAACTATGACAGGTACTGGTTTCGGATGAAGCTTGACCAGGAGCTGTGGTACGATTTTAATGCTAAACTGGATATTGATTATGTCTCTGATATGGATTATTTGCGGACGTTTACGGACGGCTTTGCAGGATTTGACAGCACCGATGCCGCATTTGAAGGGATGTTCGGCCGTGATCTGGATGACGAGACCGATTACACCCGGGAAAACAGCTTGCTTGTGACAAAAAACTGGTCTTCATACAGCCTGAATATGGAGGCATTGTGGTATGACAATATTAAAGCACGCCAGACAGATACAGATGATACCACCCTGCAAACCCTGCCTTCGGTTGAATTTTTTGCCGCCCGGCAAAAAGTTGCAGAGGGTTTTGGATTATATTACAAAATGGATTCGGAATTTGACTCATTTTACCGCCAGGATACCACCGACACAAAGGTTACCGGCAGAAGGGCAGACGTTCATCCAATTTTTTATTATCCCATAAAATTCGGCAAATCATTTTTTATAGAGCCCTATGCCGGTGTCAGGGGTACTTTATGGGATACGGATGATTATACCGACAATGACGGGGATGACGCCGACACCAGAACCCGGGGGCTGTATGAAATGGGCATGGACCTGTCAACAACCCTTAGCCGTGTGTTCACATTAGACACGGATTTTGCCGAAAAAATCCAACACAAAATTGTGCCCAGGCTGGAGTATGACTACATTCCTTTTGTGGACCAGGAGGATCTGCCCTACTTTGATGCCATAGACGACATTTCAGAAGAAAATATCATTACCTGGTCTTTGACCAATACATTCACCTCCAGGAAGACAATAACGGATGGAAACGGCGAAGAAACCAAGGCATACAAAGAACTTTTCTGGTTCAAGCTCTCCCAGGGCTATGACATCCGGTATGAAGAGGATGGGGATGATGCCGACGACGATCCCTGGCAGGACTTGACATTAAAATATGAATTAAATCCGTTAAAATACCTGACATCAGACGGCACCATAGCCTTTGATCCCAATACCAGCCATTTCACAAAGATACAGGTTGGGGGCACGGTATCCGATAACAGAGGGGACAGTCTTTACATGTCTTATCGATATTCAAAAAGTTATTCACATACCTGGAAAACAAAGATCACCACAAATTTGGTTCCAGGTGCTCTGAACGCATATTATTTCGTTGAAAGTGATCTTGAGGACCAAAAAACCGTTGAAACCGGTGTGGGGATATCCATCAACCGGCCGTGCTGGGGATTAAACCTGGCGTTCAAAGATGAATCTGCAGATAAATCTTTTGCTTTCATGGTTATACTTAAAGGTATCGGAGGATTCGGCACACAATGA
- a CDS encoding HD domain-containing protein, with amino-acid sequence MTRIADLLFEVRMLKDLDRTGYTFLGAGQESIAEHSFTTAFLCFVMARLEPDVDAEKLISMALVHDTAEARTGDLNYVHKHYNTVDEPRAVSDLIQGLDWAKDIPELIDEFNQGETMEARLANDADQLSLILELKKLKDLGATSPDSWLPFVADRLKTDTGKHLAREILGTRWDEWWTRGYSE; translated from the coding sequence ATGACACGGATTGCTGATCTTTTGTTTGAAGTACGGATGCTCAAAGACCTGGATCGGACCGGGTACACTTTCCTAGGCGCCGGACAGGAAAGTATTGCTGAACATAGTTTCACCACAGCATTCTTGTGCTTTGTCATGGCCCGCCTTGAACCGGATGTAGATGCTGAAAAGCTTATTTCCATGGCCCTGGTGCATGATACGGCCGAAGCCCGGACAGGTGATTTGAATTATGTGCATAAACACTACAACACCGTGGATGAGCCCCGTGCGGTGTCAGACCTGATCCAGGGCCTTGACTGGGCAAAAGATATTCCCGAACTTATTGATGAATTCAACCAGGGAGAAACCATGGAAGCCAGGCTGGCCAATGATGCGGATCAGCTTTCCTTGATTCTTGAACTTAAAAAATTAAAAGATCTTGGCGCGACCTCACCTGACTCCTGGCTGCCCTTTGTGGCCGACCGCCTTAAGACGGATACGGGTAAACACCTTGCCCGGGAGATCCTTGGCACACGCTGGGATGAATGGTGGACCCGTGGATATTCGGAATAG
- a CDS encoding HU family DNA-binding protein, whose protein sequence is MNKLELISTLKERANLTKSEAADVIKIFFDSLSDAFVKGERVEIRGLCSFHIKEYKSYVGRNPKTGQKVEIPPKRLPFFKCGKELKERVDY, encoded by the coding sequence ATGAATAAACTTGAATTGATTTCCACATTGAAAGAACGGGCCAACCTGACCAAATCAGAAGCCGCCGACGTAATAAAAATATTTTTTGACTCCCTGTCAGACGCCTTTGTCAAAGGTGAGCGAGTCGAAATAAGAGGACTTTGCAGCTTTCATATCAAAGAGTATAAAAGCTATGTGGGTAGAAATCCCAAAACCGGACAGAAAGTAGAAATCCCGCCCAAACGCCTGCCGTTTTTTAAATGCGGTAAAGAACTCAAAGAGCGGGTTGATTATTAA
- a CDS encoding 4Fe-4S binding protein, producing MAFNAIVDEAKCVGCEECVDVCPAEVFEMQDGKSVPVNADECMGCESCIEVCEEDAITIEED from the coding sequence ATGGCTTTTAACGCGATAGTTGATGAGGCAAAATGTGTAGGTTGCGAGGAATGCGTTGATGTATGTCCTGCAGAAGTATTTGAAATGCAAGACGGCAAATCCGTTCCCGTCAATGCAGATGAATGCATGGGCTGCGAAAGCTGCATAGAAGTTTGTGAAGAAGACGCCATTACCATAGAAGAAGATTAA
- a CDS encoding HD domain-containing phosphohydrolase, whose amino-acid sequence MALRLSILYVGSRCPQELAPEGPNLFLACVNTPDAIKSRKQRPDIVLMDPFVHDTDIDPEKIRPWFDAFRVHNFKFSPAVFVIVPEDTRKSVRLSLIESGAGQVVDWPLDIREIEIKAKGAMEKLHLEQTLFSKTGSLKKSFGYLDRFKNELKEIKDELLEDKSNLNTALKQINQMSEERRRLKQSLLDIKAQMAADMDGFGQILYALIRQRVELNRGHGERVGEIACFIAMKMGFSQKQLEDLSKAGMLHEIGLLFLSKDYLCEKVSGEEDADQYPDSKSTVYDQAMMVQYPVKGAELLGHCRGFERAAAIIRCLNENVDGTGYPDGLKRHHIPLASRILAAADELETLREENVSFDLQELLSGLEPKIGSRLDPMVAGWLEKYAVLHLGKDKFKVRGVGVEQLEPGMILSATLFTRTGTKLLPAGQTLTRPVIDKIIQYHRAYPVDETVYIKV is encoded by the coding sequence ATGGCTTTGCGCCTTTCCATCTTATATGTAGGCTCCCGGTGTCCCCAGGAGCTTGCCCCTGAAGGTCCGAATCTTTTCCTTGCCTGTGTCAATACGCCTGATGCGATAAAATCCCGGAAACAACGACCGGATATTGTGCTGATGGATCCTTTTGTCCATGACACCGATATTGACCCGGAAAAGATCCGGCCATGGTTTGATGCCTTCCGCGTCCATAATTTTAAATTTTCTCCGGCCGTTTTTGTTATTGTTCCTGAAGATACCAGGAAAAGTGTCCGATTAAGTCTTATAGAATCGGGTGCCGGCCAGGTGGTGGACTGGCCTCTGGATATACGAGAAATTGAAATCAAGGCCAAAGGCGCAATGGAGAAGCTTCATCTTGAACAGACACTTTTTTCCAAGACCGGCTCCCTAAAAAAATCCTTTGGATATCTGGACCGGTTTAAAAACGAATTAAAAGAAATCAAAGATGAGCTGCTTGAGGATAAGAGTAACCTGAATACAGCGCTGAAACAGATTAATCAGATGTCCGAAGAACGCAGGCGTTTAAAGCAAAGCCTTTTGGATATCAAGGCACAGATGGCTGCGGATATGGATGGGTTTGGGCAGATTCTTTATGCGTTAATTCGTCAGCGGGTGGAGCTTAATCGCGGCCATGGCGAGCGTGTGGGGGAAATTGCCTGTTTTATCGCGATGAAAATGGGCTTCTCCCAAAAACAGTTGGAGGATCTGTCAAAAGCTGGTATGCTTCACGAAATCGGACTTCTTTTCCTTTCAAAGGATTATCTTTGCGAAAAAGTGTCCGGTGAGGAAGACGCAGATCAATATCCAGACAGCAAATCCACAGTATATGATCAAGCTATGATGGTGCAGTATCCGGTTAAAGGTGCTGAACTGCTCGGCCATTGTCGGGGATTTGAACGGGCAGCGGCTATTATCCGTTGTTTGAACGAAAATGTGGACGGCACAGGATATCCTGATGGTTTGAAACGCCACCATATTCCTTTGGCGTCAAGAATTCTGGCTGCTGCGGACGAACTGGAGACCCTTCGGGAGGAGAACGTGTCCTTTGACCTTCAGGAGTTGCTTTCAGGACTTGAGCCTAAAATAGGCAGCCGACTTGATCCGATGGTCGCCGGATGGCTTGAAAAGTATGCCGTATTGCATTTAGGCAAAGATAAGTTCAAGGTACGCGGTGTTGGCGTGGAACAGCTTGAACCGGGAATGATTCTCAGTGCAACGCTGTTCACCCGGACCGGCACCAAATTGCTGCCTGCCGGGCAGACCCTGACCCGGCCGGTCATTGATAAAATAATACAATATCACAGGGCATATCCTGTA
- a CDS encoding UpxY family transcription antiterminator, with product MKDNTLWFALLTRSNFEQTVYSCISKKKIDAFLPRTRKPSKRKDRKLMIETPLFPGYVFVKSTRAPVDQLPILKTLGAVRLLGNSAGPVPVPEQQIESLKLLTSVTQDLVTGSIIELKKGDPVIILEGPMAGLKGDFFEHKGKGRVIIKVDLLGRYAGVEVDSDMVEKIPDLLS from the coding sequence ATGAAAGACAATACTCTTTGGTTTGCCCTGCTGACCCGAAGCAATTTCGAGCAGACTGTATACTCATGCATAAGCAAAAAGAAAATAGATGCGTTCCTGCCCAGGACAAGGAAGCCCAGCAAAAGAAAAGACCGTAAACTCATGATAGAAACCCCGTTGTTTCCCGGGTATGTATTTGTTAAATCCACCAGGGCTCCGGTGGACCAGTTACCGATTTTAAAAACCCTGGGTGCAGTCAGGCTTTTAGGAAACTCTGCCGGACCCGTACCCGTACCCGAGCAGCAGATTGAGTCGCTCAAGCTTTTGACATCCGTAACCCAGGATCTGGTTACAGGCAGCATTATTGAATTAAAAAAAGGAGATCCGGTAATTATCCTTGAAGGCCCCATGGCAGGGCTTAAAGGAGATTTTTTTGAACACAAGGGCAAAGGCAGGGTCATTATCAAAGTAGACCTGTTAGGCAGATATGCAGGCGTAGAGGTGGATTCTGATATGGTTGAAAAAATCCCGGACCTGTTATCTTAG